In the Bacillus amyloliquefaciens DSM 7 = ATCC 23350 genome, GAGGGAAAACCGGCCTCAGCAATGAGAAAAGTGATTGCAGACCGAATGCACAAAAGCCTGCAAAACAGCGCCCAGCTGACACTGACCATGAAAGCGGACATTACGGAGCTTGTGAAATGGCAGAAACAGCTGGCCGACAGTGCGAAAAAGCGGAGCGGTGTTAAACTGACGGTCACGCATTTTGTATCCCGGGCCGCGGTGCTTGCGCTGAAACAGCATCCTGAGCTGAACAGCTCTTATCAAGAGGAGCGGATCATTACCTATCCGCATGTCCATCTCGGGATGGCAGTTTCTCTTGAAAACGGCCTTGTCGTGCCGGTGATCCGTGATGCGGAAAAGCTTTCATTCCTTGAGCTTGCGGATCAAATCAGCACATCTGCACGCCGGGCGCGGGAAGGAAATGCTTCCGGAGATGATCTTCACGGGTCGACTTTTTCTATTACAAATCTCGGGGGATATGGAATTGAACATTTCACCCCGATCCTTAATCCGCCTGAAGCCGGTATTCTCGGAGTGGGCGCAAGCTATGAAACGCCGGCGTTCAAAGGAGATGAGCTTGTCAAAAGCACCGTGCTGCCGCTGAGCCTCACCTTTGATCACAGAGTATGTGACGGTGCTCCGGCTGCGGACTTCCTGAAAACGGTTAAAGCGCTGCTTGAAGAGCCGGCCGGATTGATTTTATAGAGAGGGGTGAAGAGATTGACACTAGCCATTATCGGAGGAGGGCCTGCCGGATATGCAGCTGCCGTGGCTGCCGCGCGGAGGGGAGCAGAAGTCGTTCTGATAGACAAAGGGCCGCTCGGGGGCACGTGTCTCAATGAGGGGTGCATCCCGACAAAGTCGCTGTTGGAAAGCGCGAATGTGCTTGATAAAATCAGGCACGCAAATACATTCGGCATCGAACTTCCGCAAAACATTACGCTCAATTGGGCCCGGATGCAGGGGCGCAAACGGCAAATCGTCAACCGGCTCGTGCAGGGCATTCAATACTTAATGAAAGCAAATAAAATTAGAGTCATCAGCGGCACTGCTTCATTTCTCTCAGATCAAACTTTGCTGATTGAAGGGGAAGGAGGCGAAAAAGAAATTCTGGAAGCCGGCCGGATATTGATCGCATCAGGGTCTGAACCCGCGGGGCTGCCTTTTGCCCCCTTTGACGGCGATTGGGTGATCGACAGCAAAGATGTCCTTTCTTTACAGCAGATTCCGTCCTCCCTTCTCATTGTCGGCGGAGGTGTGATCGGCTGTGAGTTTGCCTCTTTATTCAGCCGTTTTAAAACGAAAGTGACGATGATTGAATCGGCTGACAGGCTGCTCCCGGCAGAAGACGAAGATATCGCGGCCGCTTTTGAAGACTCTTTACGAGACAGCGGAGTTGATATTCAGACGAAAGCTTCCTTCCAGCGG is a window encoding:
- the lpdA gene encoding dihydrolipoyl dehydrogenase, whose product is MTLAIIGGGPAGYAAAVAAARRGAEVVLIDKGPLGGTCLNEGCIPTKSLLESANVLDKIRHANTFGIELPQNITLNWARMQGRKRQIVNRLVQGIQYLMKANKIRVISGTASFLSDQTLLIEGEGGEKEILEAGRILIASGSEPAGLPFAPFDGDWVIDSKDVLSLQQIPSSLLIVGGGVIGCEFASLFSRFKTKVTMIESADRLLPAEDEDIAAAFEDSLRDSGVDIQTKASFQRIDRERKTAVWTKDGKEIEAQADHILVAIGRKPRLQELNLEQAGILYSPRGIEVNDHMQTNVSHIYACGDAAGGMQLAHAAIHEGITAASHATGKDSKANMRAVPRCIYTSPEMAAVGLTEIQAREKYGDVKIGECSFSANGKALIKHQHGGKMKIIAEPEFGEIVGVSMIGPDVTELIGQAVMLMNGEMTADMSEHFITAHPTLSETLQEALLNVTGLAVHSV
- a CDS encoding dihydrolipoamide acetyltransferase family protein → MAVKVVMPKLGMAMKQGEVSVWNKKVGDPVEKGESIASINSEKIEMEVEAPESGTLLHIKVKEGEGVPPGTAICYIGENGEKVQEKEAPAPENAGEPQAEPETIPAPKAGKERKHRVKISPVARKMAEKAGLKVDTLNGTGPGGRIVKADVIKAMKTEAEPRSSVQTAQPEGKPASAMRKVIADRMHKSLQNSAQLTLTMKADITELVKWQKQLADSAKKRSGVKLTVTHFVSRAAVLALKQHPELNSSYQEERIITYPHVHLGMAVSLENGLVVPVIRDAEKLSFLELADQISTSARRAREGNASGDDLHGSTFSITNLGGYGIEHFTPILNPPEAGILGVGASYETPAFKGDELVKSTVLPLSLTFDHRVCDGAPAADFLKTVKALLEEPAGLIL